The following are encoded together in the Acanthochromis polyacanthus isolate Apoly-LR-REF ecotype Palm Island chromosome 14, KAUST_Apoly_ChrSc, whole genome shotgun sequence genome:
- the LOC127537200 gene encoding trace amine-associated receptor 13c-like, producing MMKPVDEAELCFPQLLNSSCRKTMRPHSVSMLIYIILSCISLFTVTLNLLVILSISHFKQLHSPTNLLLLSLAVSDCFVGLLVVFQILLLDGCWYFGDLMCVLYNIFNYVITAASIGTMVLISVDRYVAICYPLHYPSKVTLQRTKICVALCWICAALCHCLILKDNLKQLGMYNSCAGDCVIVLHYVAGYVDLFLSFIGPVSVIIGLYVRVFVVAVSQARAMRSDITAFTPQGSVNVTVKKSEMKAARTLGVVVVVFLICLCPYFCVTLTGQDVLLNSTSMAFVICLFYFNSLLNPLIYALFYPWFRKSVKLIITLQILRSDSCDAQIM from the exons ATGATGAAACCTGTTGACGAGGCTGAACTCTGCTTTCCACAGCTCCTCAACTCCTCCTGCAGGAAGACCATGCGTCCTCACTCAGTATCCATGCTCATTTACATCATTCTGTCCTGCATCTCCCTTTTCACTGTGACTCTTAATCTGCTGGTCATCCTCTCCATCTCACATTTCAA GCAGCTCCACAGCCCCaccaacctcctcctcctctccctggCTGTCTCTGATTGCTTTGTGGGTCTCCTCGTAGTCTTTCAAATTCTGCTCTTAGATGGCTGCTGGTATTTCGGTGACCTCATGTGTGTTCTGTATAATATTTTCAACTATGTGATTACCGCTGCCTCAATAGGGACCATGGTGCTCATTTCAGTCGACCGCTACGTAGCTATTTGCTACCCTCTGCATTATCCCAGCAAAGTCACGCTGCAAAGAACAAAGATCTGTGTTGCACTGTGTTGGATATGTGCTGCTCTCTGTCACTGTCTGATACTGAAAGATAACCTCAAACAGCTAGGGATGTATAACTCCTGTGCTGGGGACTGTGTGATTGTTCTACATTATGTTGCTGGATATGTAGACctgtttttgtccttcattgGCCCTGTCTCTGTCATTATAGGGCTGTATGTGAGAGTATTTGTGGTGGCTGTGTCTCAGGCTCGTGCCATGCGCTCTGATATCACAGCCTTCACTCCGCAGGGCTCAGTCAATGTAACTGTTAAGAAATCTGAGATGAAAGCAGCCAGGACTCTAGGTGTTGTTGTAGTTGTGTTTCTAATATGTCTCTGCCCATATTTTTGTGTTACACTAACGGGTCAGGATGTTTTGCTCAATAGTACATCAATGGCCTTTGTGATATGTCTGTTCTACTTCAACTCCCTCCTCAACCCTCTAATCTATGCTCTTTTCTACCCCTGGTTTAGGAAGTCTGTTAAACTAATCATTACACTTCAGATACTGAGGTCTGACTCCTGTGATGCTCAAATAATGTAG
- the LOC127537171 gene encoding trace amine-associated receptor 13c-like, giving the protein MGVTEETENINLRYDQTTITSQQFLLLSVMEETELCFPQLFNSSCRRMKRSHFEATLVYILLSCISLLTVILNLLVIISISHFRNLHTPTNLLLLSLAVSDVFLGLLMFFHIVLIDGCWFLGDFMCTLYHYLPYTITSASIGTMVMISIDRYVAVCYPLHYSIQITQQRVRICVCLCWISSVIFPTLLLKDSLKQPGRYNSCVGECVFVIDYISGLVDVICSFIVPITIIIVLYVRVFVVAVSQAHAMHSQLVPNKNSVRATVQKSELKAARTLGVVVVVFIICMCPYYCVALTGQDIVLHGTSAIVICVFYLNSCLNPIIYAFLYPWFRKSVKLIVTLQILQSASCEAKML; this is encoded by the exons ATGGGTGTGacggaagaaacagaaaatataaatcTGCGGTATGACCAAACAACCATCACATCTCAGCAGTTTCTCCTCCTGTCAGTGATGGAGGAAACTGAACTCTGCTTTCCACAGCTCTTCAACTCCTCCTGCAGGAGGATGAAGCGCTCTCACTTTGAAGCAACGCTGGTTTACATCCTGCTGTCCTGCATCTCTCTGCTTACTGTGATTCTCAACCTGCTGGTCATCATCTCCATCTCACACTTCAG GAACCTCCACACTCCCaccaacctcctcctcctctctctggctGTCTCTGATGTCTTTCTGGGTCTCCTCATGTTCTTTCACATTGTGCTCATAGATGGCTGCTGGTTCCTCGGTGACTTCATGTGCACTCTGTATCACTATCTACCATACACCATCACCTCAGCCTCAATAGGAACTATGGTGATGATATCGATTGACCGCTATGTGGCTGTTTGTTACCCTCTGCATTACTCTATTCAAATCACACAACAGAGAGTTcgaatctgtgtgtgtctgtgctggaTCAGTTCTGTAATATTTCCAACTCTGCTTCTGAAGGATTCCCTGAAGCAGCCGGGCAGGTACAACTCCTGTGTCGGAGAGTGCGTCTTTGTTATTGATTACATTAGTGGACTTGTAGATGTTATTTGTTCCTTCATTGTTCCTATTACGATCATCATAGTTCTGTATGTGAGAGTGTTTGTGGTGGCTGTGTCTCAGGCTCATGCCATGCATTCTCAGCTTGTACCAAACAAGAACTCGGTTAGAGCAACTGTTCAGAAATCTGAACTGAAAGCAGCCAGGACTCTTGGTGTTGTTGTAGTTGTGTTTATAATATGTATGTGCCCATATTACTGTGTTGCTCTCACAGGACAAGACATCGTTCTCCATGGTACATCTGCCATTGTGATATGTGTGTTCTACTTAAACTCCTGTCTAAACCCCATCATCTATGCCTTCTTGTACCCGTGGTTCAGAAAATCAGTCAAGCTCATTGTTACACTTCAGATACTGCAGTCTGCCTCCTGTGAGGCCAAGATGCTGTAG